The Rhodothermus profundi genome segment CAGGAAGAGTCGCACGCCCAAACCGGCCGAGCGGAAAAGCTGCGCAGGATTATAGGTAGCAAAGCGATCCCATGTATTGGCCGCATCCATGAACAAATACGGGGCCGCCTGAAGCTGCGGACTTTGCACCGCCAGCCAGCGCAATTCCGAAGTGTATTTGTTCAGAATGCGTCCTCCAATCGGCTCATTATTGAGGCGCGGCCCCAGCACCCCCAGCGGATAGCCGCGCATGTAGACAATATCCTTGCCATAGTAGCCAAAGGCCCCCTGCGTATCAAAGGGCGAGCCGCCTACAATAAACCGCTGAAAAACTACCGGATCACCGGTGATCGATCCAATAAAGCCAAACTCTGTCCCAAAGCCCAGCGACACCTTCTTAAAGAGCGGCACGTTCCAGCTTGTCTTCAGCCGCCATTTGTGGTACTGCACGAAGTCGCCAAACGGCAGCGCCACATCTACCGATAGCCGTACGAGCGAACCGACGGTTGGAAACAGCGGATTGTCCAGTGAATTGCGCGTCAGTCCGGCACGCAGCGTGATCTCTTTGCTAACGCCGCGCGGCAACGTAGCGGTAAAGTTATTGTTTTCAAAATACTGAAAACCTAACCCCAGCGACCCGGTGAAGTAATCATCGGGCCATTTCAGCCGCCGCTCATAAAAGACGCGACTGGTAAAGGTGGTCAAATCGCCTACGTTGTTGAAAAAGGGATAATCGCTAAAGCGTGTGTAGTCGAGTGCAAACCCGACTGGGTTCGGACGCCCCCTGAACCAGGGCTCCGTAAACGAAATCCCGTAGCTCTGATAGAACGTGCCGTTGGTTTGTACGCTCAGAGAAAGCTGTTGTCCATCGCCGGCCGGCAGCGGTCGCCAGGCTTTACCGTTAAACAGATTCTGCGCCGAAAAATTATTGAGCGTAAAGCGCAACATAAGAATCAGACCTAACTGTCCCCACGTGCCCGAAAGCTCAAGCTGGTCGCTGCCTACCTCTTCTACCTTATAGGTCAGGTCAACGGTCTTTTTTTCCGGATTGATCTGGACCTCAGGGCCGGCAGCCAGGGCCTCCTGGTTGAAATAATTGAGCTGGGCCAGGCGTCGAATCGATTCCTGAATGGCATCCCGGCTGAAGGTCTGTCCCGGAATCGTGTACAGCTCCCGACGAATGACGTGCTCCTTTGTCTTGGTGTTACCCACAATGTTGATGGTGCCAAACTCAAACACATCGCCTTCATATACATCAAAATGCAGATCCAGCGAGTCGCGCCCCACTACCCGAATCGTAGGCTCCGCTCGAAAGAGCATGTAGCCCCGGTTCATGTACAGGCTGGAGACGTCGGTGCTATGCCGGTTTCCGTACAGATTTTCTTCCAGCTTCTTTCGGTTGAACGGATCCCCTTTCTTGAAGCCCAGGGCCTCGGTCAACGTCTCGTCCGAAAACACCGTATTTCCTTCCCATTCAATATGGCGAATGTAGTAGCGAGGCCCTTCGTGGACGGTAATTTTAACAATCAGCTCCGGACTCTCCGTATTGTCAGCCAGGTAAACAGTGTCGTCTACGATGCGCGCATCGTAGAAACCTTTTTCGTTGTAATAGTCAATAATAGCTTGCAGATCTTCCTGGAATTTATCCGGATCAAAACGGGCTTTACGCCAGAAGCGCCACCAGCTTTTCTGCTTGGTGTGCTTCATCTTGCCCCGCAACTTGCCATCGGAGATCTGCTTGTTTCCCTCGAAAATAATCTTACCAATCTTGACCTTTTCTCCACGATCCACCGCAAAGTGCAGCACAACTTCGCCGGCCTCATTCTCTTCGCGGTGGGTCGTAACTTTTGCCAGCAGGTAGCCTTTTTCTTTCAGATAGTCGCGAATGATCTGCTCGGACCGTTCAATATCGGTCGGGCGAACCCGCGCGCCCCGAAACAGCGGGAGCCGCTTGCGCAGTTCCTTCCGGTCACCTTTCTTTAGGCCCGAAAACGTATAGCTTGCCAGCCGGGGCTCCTCCTTGACGCGAATGGTCAAATACACGGCATTTCCCTCACGGCGTTGCTCTACAATCTGCACCTGGGAAAAAAGTCCCAGCCGGTAGATGCCTCGGATGGCCTCAGCCAGCGCCGGATCGCCCGGCAGCGTCAGCTCCTGGCCAATGCGCAATCCACTGGCCTGCCGCACAATGTCTTCGGTGCTTTCTCGGCTTACCCCTTCAATCTCCAACCCCTGCAGTACCACACGGCTAACGCCATTGGGCGTAAATGTCTGCGCCTGCGCTACGCCCAGCGCCAGCAGCAATCCACTGCACCACCCCACCATTATCCGTTTTATGAGCGGCATGCCCGGCATAGCAGCTCCTGCGTAGTGCGTTCGGTTCTTTCTTAACGTTTTATCGGACGCCATTCGTATCGGATGCATCAATGCGGCCAAACCGTCGCTCGCGATTCTGATAGCTACGGATGGCCTCGTAAAGCTGACGCCGCCGAAAAGCGGGCCAGTAAATATCGGTAATGTACAGTTCGGTGTAGGCAATCTGCCAGAGCAGGAAGTTGGAGACGCGGAACTCCCCTCCTGTTCGGATCAGCAAATCTGGATCAGGCAGCTCGGCACTGGGCAGAGCTGCTGCAAACGTCTGTTCGTCGATGTCGTCGGGTTGCAGCGCGCCCTCCTGCACTTTGCGCGCCAGCTTTTGCGCCGCCTGCACAATTTCCCAGCGGCCGCTATACGAGAGCGCCAGCGTCAGCACCAGCCGATCATTCCGGGCCGTTTCTCGAACAGCCTGCGCCAGTTCCTTCTGGCATACAGCGGGCAGTTGCGCCACATCGCCGATCACACGCAACTGCACCCCATTTTCAAGAAGCGCTTTTTTCTCCCGTCGAATCGTCTTCACCAGAAGCTGCATGAGCGCATTAACTTCGGAGGCCGGCCGTTGCCAGTTTTCCGTGCTGAAGGTATAGAGCGTCAAATACGGAATGCCCAGTTGCGCACAGGCCTCTGTAATGTCGCGCACTGACTCAACGCCTTCATAATGGCCGACCACCCGCCGCTTACCCTGCTGCTGCGCCCAGCGACCGTTGCCGTCCATAATGATAGCAATATGAACGGGCAGCGGTCCTCGCTGCCGGAGTTCTTCCTGCAACGCCCGGTCTTCCTCGGTCTGCTCCTTGCCCGTGAGCGTCACGGGCTCGGCCATGTTGGTGGTACTGCGCACGTCTTTCCGGTTCAGGTCCCTCAGTTAAACCCGTTACAGCCGCAATAGATCATTCAGAATGACAAACGCCATAAAGGCTATCAGGAGCATCATGCCTACCTGCTGCAGAGCCAGGCGCACGCGCACCGACGGCTCGCGCCGCGTTACGGCCTCATAGAGCAAAAAGAGCAAATGCCCTCCGTCCAGCGCTGGCACCGGCAGAATATTCACAATAGCCAGCGTGATCGATAGAATGGCCACAATATTCCAGAAAGCACGGGCGCCCGCCTCCGCCGCCTCCTTCGTGACCTTGGCGATCATGATGGGCCCTCCTACATTTTCCCGGAAGCTCTCCTGGCCCGTCACCATGCGGCGGAGGCTGGTCAGGATCACGCGCGTGTGCGTCCACGTCTCCTTTGCACCGGCCAGCAGCGCCGACCCGATTCCATAGCGCACCTGCTGCACTCCGAAGTATTCCATCAGGAGCCGCGGCGTAGGCGCCGCAATGCCCAGGTAGTAACGCTTGGTCTCCGGGTCGTAGTACGGCGTGATGGTAGCCTCATATACCACCCCATCGGGACGGCGCGCTACTTCAACCGCTCCTTCAGGCACCGCAGCACTGGTGTCCGCGCGCAGCCAACGCACCCGCATCGGTTGGCCGCTCCGCTGCTGCACCACCGCGACCAGCTCATTCCAGAAGCTAATCGTTACCGAATCGATGGCCAGGATCCGGTCACCTGTTCGCAGGCCAGCTTTCGCTGCAGGCGATCCCTCCAACACCCCGCCTACCAGAGGCGGATCTACCGAAATGCCCAGCACCCCACCCCGACGGCTGAGCTGTGTCATCAGGTCGGGCGGACCGGTAAACGTCAGCGTATCGCCGTTGCGCACAACGGTGACCGTAAACGGATCAGCCAACAAGGCCTCCAGATTACGCAGGTCGCCATAGCGTTCAAGCGGCCGCCCGTTTACCGCCACAATATGATCTCCGGTGCGCAGCCCCATTTCATACGCCAGCGAGCCCTCTGCTACGTACACAGCTTCCACATTCTCAGCAGGAATGTAGAGCTCGCCATAGGCCAGCTTCAGCCCGGCAAAAATGACAACGGCCAGGAGCACGTTAAAAAGTACACCGCCCGAAATGACCAGCATGCGTTGCCAGATGGGCTTCGCGCGAAATTCCCAGGGCTGGGGAGGCCGATGCACAAACTCGGCGTCCAGGTTTTCATCAATCAGACCGGCAATCTTTACATACCCACCTAGCGGCGTAGCCCCAATCACGTACTCTGTTTCGCCGCGACGCCAACGAAAAATTTTTGGAGGAAAACCTATAGAGAACTTCTCTACCCGCATGCCGAAAAGCCGGGCAAACAGGAAGTGGCCCATCTCGTGCGTAAACACGAGAATCATGATGGCCAGGACCACCCAGAACACGTAGGTCAGCAAACTCAGCACGCTTTCCATGCTTGAATGGCAGCAAAAGCTTCAAACGGTGGATCGCTCGCCTTCAATGGGCGGCTACACCTGCGAGTTCCAGCACATATTGCCGCGCCCGCCGGTCGGCTTCCTGCAGATGCTCATAGGAAGGCACCGCATCCGGCTCGCTCAGGTGCTCCAGCGCTGCCTCAACCAGACGCGCTATGTCAGTAAAGCGAATCTGTTCCTGCAAAAAGAGCTGGACGGCCTGCTCGTTCGCTGCATTAAGGACAGCCGGGGCTGTTCCTCCACGCCGCAGCGCCTCGTAGGCCAGCGGCAGGCAGGGAAAGCGTGCCGGATCAGGCGTTTCAAAATCCAACCGTCCCAGCCGCGCCCAATCGATGCGTTCATGAGGGGCCTCCCAGCGTTCCGGATAACTAAGCGCGTACTGGATGGGCAGCCGCATGTCGGGGACGCCAAGCTGTGCTTTAGTCGACCCATCCACAAAGGTTACCATGGAGTGAATGATCGACTGCGGGTGCACCAGTACCTGAATGCGCGCGGCAGGCAGCTCGAAGAGCCAGTGGGCCTCGATCACTTCCAGGCCCTTGTTCATCATGGTAGCGGAATCAACCGTTACCTTGGCGCCCATCGACCAGTTTGGATGGCAGAGCGCTTCATCCGGTGTAATACGATCAAAGGTCTCCAGCGGACGCGTGCGAAACGGCCCGCCCGAAGCTGTTAAGATCAGGGTTTCCACAGACGCAGGGGTCTCGCCGACCAGGCACTGGAAAATCGCCGAATGCTCGCTATCTACCGGAATCAACGTCCCACCATACCGACGCAGCGTCTGCCGCACCAGGGCACCACCCGCTACCAGCGTCTCTTTGTTGGCCAGCGCTACCTGCTTCCCGGCTTCCAGGGCAGCCAGTACCGGACGCAATCCGGCAAAGCCCACGAGCGCTGCCATCACCACATCCACATCCGGCCGCTGGACGCAGGCGCACAACCCCTGCTCTCCCTGCAACACTTCTATGCTTGTGCCTCGAAGCGCCTCACGGAGTTGCCGGTATCCTTCCGGATCATCAATCACCACACAGGCAGGACGAAATTCCAGGGCTTGCTGAAGTAAACGGGCTGCATTGCGCCGGGCCGTCAAGACCTGCACTGTGAGCCGATCCGGAAAAAGCCGTACGATGTCAAGCGTCTGCGTGCCAATCGAACCCGTAGCCCCCAGCACGGCCAGCCTACGGGGCGCAGCAACCGATGAAGCCGATGTTGTATCTGCCGTTTCCTGCATAGGTTGCCTGGTCGGTGGAAACGAATCGGAGCGCTCTCTGTACGACGAAGGGTTCCCTTTTGCTTCCAACGTTCCTGCGTATGCCTCGAAGCTTTGCACGCATAATGGGCAGGATTTGCTTCCCGGTGGTTCTGTCTCTTGTCCTGGCCTATGCTGCCCAGGCGCAGGCTCCCGATAGCCTGCTCATGGTGCGCTATCGCGCTGCCGAGCAATTGCTTCGTAGCGGACAGTACCAGCAGGCCCTTCCACTGCTGGAATCGCTGTACCGGGAACGCCCCGACGTGTACATTTTCTATGATCGGCTCAAACAGACGTACGAAAATCTCAAACGCTACGATGATGCGATCCGGCTTATTGAAGCACGCCTGGACGACCAGGCTCCCAATCCTTCTTTGCTCGCCGAAAAAGGCCGGTTGCTTTACCTGAAAGGAAATGAAACAGCCGCCAGAGCTGCCTGGGAAGCAGCTATCCAGGCAGCTCCCCGGAAAAGTGGCACCTATCGCGTGGTCTACCAGACCCTGCTTGCGTTGCGCCGGTTTGATGAAGCAATCCGCGTGCTGGAACGCGCCCAACAAGCCCTGTCCAATCCTTCCCTCTTCCTACTGGACCTGGCCTACCTGTACAGCCTGAACGGCCGTTATCAGGAAGCTATGGAAGCCTACCGGCGCTTTCTGGAGCAGGATGCCCGTCGCCTTGGTCTGGTGCAGACGCGCCTGGAGCCTTTTCTGGAAGAGCCGGCAGCCCGTGAGGCAGGAATTAACGTCTTCAAGCGAGCGGTCCGCCGCACTCCCTTAAATCCTGCCTTCCGTCAGATGCTGGCCTGGCTCTACCTGCGCAATGACAATTACAACGAGGCGCTGAAGGTCTACCGGGCACTGGATCGACTCCAGCAGGCCCAGGGCCAGTTACTCCTGCAGTTCGCGCTGCAGGCGCGGGATGCCGGCGCCCTGGAGGTAGCCCGGGCTGCACTGGAAGAGATTCTGCGGCAAGCTGGCAGCCCCATCCTCCCAGAAGCCCACTATGAACTGGGGCGGCTCTACGAACAACAGGCGCGTGCTGGCGATACTACGGCGGCCCAGCATGCCCGCATGATGTACCAGCGCTTTCTGACCACTTTTCCCGGTCATCCCCTCTTTCCAGACGTCCTGCATCGTCTGGCCCGCCTGGAGCTGGACGTGCTGCATCATTCCCACCATGCCGACTCCTTATTGGCCGTAGTGATTCGGCGGTTTGGCGGACACGAGGTGGCCTGGCAGGCCCGCTTCGACCAGGGACGACTGGCTTTGCAAAACGGCAACCTGAGCGCTGCACGCCTGGCCTTCCTCCGGCTGCTTGAAACGCGCCGAACGGGCCCGCTGGCCGAAGCGGCCCGTTACCAGCTCGCTCTGCTTGACTTCTACGAGGGTGCCTTCGAGGCAGCACTAGCCCAACTGGATATTCTCGTTGAAGATGCTGCCTCTGACATTGCAAATGATGCCCTCTCGCTCCGGCTGCTCATTCAGGAGAACCGAGGTCCCGACTCGCTCCACACACCGCTGCGACGGTACGCCTATGCCCGGTTGTTGCTGGCTCAGGGCCAGCTCGCTGCTGCGCTCGACTCCCTCAACGCATTGCAACAGAACGTAGGCCTGCATCCCATTGCCGACGACGTAACGTTGCTGCGGGCTCACCTGCTGCGCCAACTGGGACGCCCTGCAGAAGCTCTGGCACTCCTGCTCGAATTTCCTCTGCGCTACCCGCAGAGTCCACTACGAGACCAGAGTTTGTACGAGGCAGCGCGCATTCAGGAAGAAGACTTGCACAATCCAGCGGCTGCGCTTAAAACGTACACGCGCCTGCTTACCGAATTCCCTGGTTCGCCGTTGATCCCAGAAGTGCGCCTGCGCATTCGTACCCTCCGAGAACAAGACGCCTGAACGGCCATGCGACGCGGGTACCTGTTACTGATATGGCTGCTGGCGGCTGCTCCGGCAGCATCCCAGCAGATCCTTATTCCAATGGACGCTTACCAGACCGACCACCTGAAAGCCTACGGCATAGCTTACTGGGCCCTCAACCAGGGCATTGACGTGGACTGGCTGCTCAACTACCGCGGCGGTGCTTTTCTGCTGCAGGACTTTCCCGGCCTGCAGGCCGAACTGCGCATTCGCGGGGTCGCTTTTGAATCCATTGACCCGGCCACCGCCGCTCGCATTTTAGCGGAAGTAGAAGCTGAAGACCGCAACACCGCGGTCGTTCGCCTCGAAAAAGCACCCCGCATTGCCGTCTACGCTCCTCCCTACACCCAGCCCTGGGACGATGCCGTTATGCTGGCCCTTACGTATGCGGAAGTGCCCTACCAGCAGATCTACGACGATGACGTGCTAAACGGGGCCCTGGCGGACTACGACTGGCTACACCTGCATCACGAAGACTTTACTGGCCAATTCGGCAAGTTTATCCAGTACCGAAACCGCCCCTGGTACATTGAACAGCAACGCCAGGACGAAGCCACTGCTCGCAAGCATGGCTTTCGCAAAGTCAGTCAGCTCAAACTGGCCGTAGCCCAGGCCATTCGAGAATATGTGCGCCGGGGGGGCTTTCTGTTTGCCATGTGCTCGGGCACGGATACCTTCGACATTGCGCTGGCAGCGCACAACACCGACATCGTACCGGCCGAATATGACGGCGATCCGGTCGATCCCGATGCGCTTCAGAAACTCGACTATAGCCAGACGCTGGCCTTTACGAACTTCACCCCCGTTTTTAATCCATACGAATACGAGCATTCCGACATCGACGTAGGCCCTCCCCCACCCCAACTGCGCGATCCAGCCCTCGACTACTTCACGCTGCATGAGTTCAGCGCCAAATGGGACCCGGTCCCCACCATGCTCACGCAGAATCATGTGGCCACTATCAAGGGATTCATCGGACAAACAACCGCCTTTCGCAAATCCCTGATCAAACCCGAAGTCGTTATTCTGGCCGAAGCACCAGGTCGAGACGAGGTTAAATATCTTTATGGCCCGTTCGGACGGGGTTTCTTCACGTTCTACGCAGGCCACGATCCGGAAGACTACCAGCACTTTGTGGGCGACCCTCCTACCGACCTGAGCCTGCACAAAAACTCTCCTGGCTACCGACTTATCCTGAACAACATTCTATTTCCGGCCGCTCGTAAGCAAAAACGAAAGACCTGATTTTTCCACGCCTTTCAAACATGCCCTCTTGTGCAGCCCATGCGAGATTGCAGAATTTTGCGCGACGCCACCTTAAACGCAGCGCACGTAACCATGGAAGCGCGACCTGTACGCCACTCTCGATGCGTCATGACCGAAATGGTCATTCCCAATGACCTGAATGGCCTGGGCAACCTGCTGGGCGGACGCCTCCTCCACTGGATGGACCTGTGCGCGGCCATCTCAGCCCAGCGCCATACCAACCGCGTGTGCGTAACGGCGGCCGTCGACTTTGTCGAGTTTCGTTCCCCTATCCGCCAGGGAGAGATCGTCGTTCTTGAAAGCCAAGTCAACCGTGCCTTTCGCACCTCGATGGAAGTCGAGGTCAACGTCTGGGCTGAAAATCCGCTCACGCAGACGCGGCGTTTCTGCAATCGTGCGTTTTATACGTTTGTGGCCGTCGACGAGACGGGACGCCCGGTCCCTATTCCTCCGGTCCAGCCAGAAACCCCGGAGGAACAGGAACGATACGAGCAGGCAGCTCGTCGACGGGAGCTCCGACTTTTGCTGTCCGGCCGTTTACCCTCTGAAAAGGCTCGGCAATTGCAGGCCTCGCTCACTGAGCTGGCTGCTTCGGCCTCTTCCTCCGATGAACCTAACCCCTGAGGGCTTCCTATGCGACGCGTGCTCACTGCACTGCTGCTAACCAGCCTGCTCCCCCTTATCGCCCAGGCTCAGTCCTACTCCCACACGCCCCCGGGACATACTGGCCTGGGCGGCATGATCGGCAATCCCAGCGGTCTATCGCTAAAGGTCTACGGGACCGATCCGGCTTCGTTTACGGCATACGACTTTCTGCTGGCTTACGATCTGGACCGCTTCTTCTTTTTTAGCCTGCACGGCCTTTACGAACGGCCCCTGCCCGACTCTCCGCTGAATTACTTTCTGGGTCCCGGTGCGCTGCTGGGCGTGCGTGAAGGCTCGTCGCACGCAAATGAAATGGTGCTGGGACTCAGCGCGAACCTGGGCATCAACTTTTTCACCGAACGATTTGAGGTATTTCTGCAGGTGACTCCCCGTTTGCATTTGATTCCTGAAACGGAAGGCGACATCGGGGGCGGCATTGGCCTGCGTTACTATTTTGGCAGTCAGTAGCCAACCCGCAGAACGAAATCCCCCGCTTGCGTGTATCTTTAGGCCACACGCCGACGCACTCCCACCGTCATGCTCTACCAGCGCATCCTGATAACCGG includes the following:
- the bamA gene encoding outer membrane protein assembly factor BamA — its product is MPLIKRIMVGWCSGLLLALGVAQAQTFTPNGVSRVVLQGLEIEGVSRESTEDIVRQASGLRIGQELTLPGDPALAEAIRGIYRLGLFSQVQIVEQRREGNAVYLTIRVKEEPRLASYTFSGLKKGDRKELRKRLPLFRGARVRPTDIERSEQIIRDYLKEKGYLLAKVTTHREENEAGEVVLHFAVDRGEKVKIGKIIFEGNKQISDGKLRGKMKHTKQKSWWRFWRKARFDPDKFQEDLQAIIDYYNEKGFYDARIVDDTVYLADNTESPELIVKITVHEGPRYYIRHIEWEGNTVFSDETLTEALGFKKGDPFNRKKLEENLYGNRHSTDVSSLYMNRGYMLFRAEPTIRVVGRDSLDLHFDVYEGDVFEFGTINIVGNTKTKEHVIRRELYTIPGQTFSRDAIQESIRRLAQLNYFNQEALAAGPEVQINPEKKTVDLTYKVEEVGSDQLELSGTWGQLGLILMLRFTLNNFSAQNLFNGKAWRPLPAGDGQQLSLSVQTNGTFYQSYGISFTEPWFRGRPNPVGFALDYTRFSDYPFFNNVGDLTTFTSRVFYERRLKWPDDYFTGSLGLGFQYFENNNFTATLPRGVSKEITLRAGLTRNSLDNPLFPTVGSLVRLSVDVALPFGDFVQYHKWRLKTSWNVPLFKKVSLGFGTEFGFIGSITGDPVVFQRFIVGGSPFDTQGAFGYYGKDIVYMRGYPLGVLGPRLNNEPIGGRILNKYTSELRWLAVQSPQLQAAPYLFMDAANTWDRFATYNPAQLFRSAGLGVRLFLPILGMVELVYGYNFDEFQPIPTQGHDGSRRWYFQFSLGQGFNN
- a CDS encoding isoprenyl transferase; translated protein: MAEPVTLTGKEQTEEDRALQEELRQRGPLPVHIAIIMDGNGRWAQQQGKRRVVGHYEGVESVRDITEACAQLGIPYLTLYTFSTENWQRPASEVNALMQLLVKTIRREKKALLENGVQLRVIGDVAQLPAVCQKELAQAVRETARNDRLVLTLALSYSGRWEIVQAAQKLARKVQEGALQPDDIDEQTFAAALPSAELPDPDLLIRTGGEFRVSNFLLWQIAYTELYITDIYWPAFRRRQLYEAIRSYQNRERRFGRIDASDTNGVR
- the rseP gene encoding RIP metalloprotease RseP; this translates as MESVLSLLTYVFWVVLAIMILVFTHEMGHFLFARLFGMRVEKFSIGFPPKIFRWRRGETEYVIGATPLGGYVKIAGLIDENLDAEFVHRPPQPWEFRAKPIWQRMLVISGGVLFNVLLAVVIFAGLKLAYGELYIPAENVEAVYVAEGSLAYEMGLRTGDHIVAVNGRPLERYGDLRNLEALLADPFTVTVVRNGDTLTFTGPPDLMTQLSRRGGVLGISVDPPLVGGVLEGSPAAKAGLRTGDRILAIDSVTISFWNELVAVVQQRSGQPMRVRWLRADTSAAVPEGAVEVARRPDGVVYEATITPYYDPETKRYYLGIAAPTPRLLMEYFGVQQVRYGIGSALLAGAKETWTHTRVILTSLRRMVTGQESFRENVGGPIMIAKVTKEAAEAGARAFWNIVAILSITLAIVNILPVPALDGGHLLFLLYEAVTRREPSVRVRLALQQVGMMLLIAFMAFVILNDLLRL
- a CDS encoding 1-deoxy-D-xylulose-5-phosphate reductoisomerase encodes the protein MQETADTTSASSVAAPRRLAVLGATGSIGTQTLDIVRLFPDRLTVQVLTARRNAARLLQQALEFRPACVVIDDPEGYRQLREALRGTSIEVLQGEQGLCACVQRPDVDVVMAALVGFAGLRPVLAALEAGKQVALANKETLVAGGALVRQTLRRYGGTLIPVDSEHSAIFQCLVGETPASVETLILTASGGPFRTRPLETFDRITPDEALCHPNWSMGAKVTVDSATMMNKGLEVIEAHWLFELPAARIQVLVHPQSIIHSMVTFVDGSTKAQLGVPDMRLPIQYALSYPERWEAPHERIDWARLGRLDFETPDPARFPCLPLAYEALRRGGTAPAVLNAANEQAVQLFLQEQIRFTDIARLVEAALEHLSEPDAVPSYEHLQEADRRARQYVLELAGVAAH
- a CDS encoding tetratricopeptide repeat protein gives rise to the protein MVLSLVLAYAAQAQAPDSLLMVRYRAAEQLLRSGQYQQALPLLESLYRERPDVYIFYDRLKQTYENLKRYDDAIRLIEARLDDQAPNPSLLAEKGRLLYLKGNETAARAAWEAAIQAAPRKSGTYRVVYQTLLALRRFDEAIRVLERAQQALSNPSLFLLDLAYLYSLNGRYQEAMEAYRRFLEQDARRLGLVQTRLEPFLEEPAAREAGINVFKRAVRRTPLNPAFRQMLAWLYLRNDNYNEALKVYRALDRLQQAQGQLLLQFALQARDAGALEVARAALEEILRQAGSPILPEAHYELGRLYEQQARAGDTTAAQHARMMYQRFLTTFPGHPLFPDVLHRLARLELDVLHHSHHADSLLAVVIRRFGGHEVAWQARFDQGRLALQNGNLSAARLAFLRLLETRRTGPLAEAARYQLALLDFYEGAFEAALAQLDILVEDAASDIANDALSLRLLIQENRGPDSLHTPLRRYAYARLLLAQGQLAAALDSLNALQQNVGLHPIADDVTLLRAHLLRQLGRPAEALALLLEFPLRYPQSPLRDQSLYEAARIQEEDLHNPAAALKTYTRLLTEFPGSPLIPEVRLRIRTLREQDA
- a CDS encoding asparagine synthetase B, coding for MRRGYLLLIWLLAAAPAASQQILIPMDAYQTDHLKAYGIAYWALNQGIDVDWLLNYRGGAFLLQDFPGLQAELRIRGVAFESIDPATAARILAEVEAEDRNTAVVRLEKAPRIAVYAPPYTQPWDDAVMLALTYAEVPYQQIYDDDVLNGALADYDWLHLHHEDFTGQFGKFIQYRNRPWYIEQQRQDEATARKHGFRKVSQLKLAVAQAIREYVRRGGFLFAMCSGTDTFDIALAAHNTDIVPAEYDGDPVDPDALQKLDYSQTLAFTNFTPVFNPYEYEHSDIDVGPPPPQLRDPALDYFTLHEFSAKWDPVPTMLTQNHVATIKGFIGQTTAFRKSLIKPEVVILAEAPGRDEVKYLYGPFGRGFFTFYAGHDPEDYQHFVGDPPTDLSLHKNSPGYRLILNNILFPAARKQKRKT
- a CDS encoding acyl-CoA thioesterase codes for the protein MEARPVRHSRCVMTEMVIPNDLNGLGNLLGGRLLHWMDLCAAISAQRHTNRVCVTAAVDFVEFRSPIRQGEIVVLESQVNRAFRTSMEVEVNVWAENPLTQTRRFCNRAFYTFVAVDETGRPVPIPPVQPETPEEQERYEQAARRRELRLLLSGRLPSEKARQLQASLTELAASASSSDEPNP